A single region of the Phoenix dactylifera cultivar Barhee BC4 unplaced genomic scaffold, palm_55x_up_171113_PBpolish2nd_filt_p 001305F, whole genome shotgun sequence genome encodes:
- the LOC120103845 gene encoding uncharacterized protein LOC120103845 isoform X2 codes for MSSAKKACSPRSPPPPPPRPWATPRPRKAAAMVKSVTRDEIDMFWRRKRMEEEDHLLAAQKAAARIRAKALKVCGDQDEEYKRFEESLREAMDFEQNGEGGKEASGGDNKELRIGIKDWWTKSKYAYLNQPAIKSMGENAALKHATSTYIPQKNCFCYYSPATTPSLPHLIISCFSK; via the exons ATGAGCTCAGCAAAGAAGGCATGTAGCCCAcggtcgccgccgccgccgccgcctcgacCATGGGCGACACCTAGGCCGAGAAAGGCAGCGGCCATGGTCAAGAGTGTGACAAGGGATGAGATTGATATGTtctggaggaggaagaggatggaAGAGGAGGATCACCTGCTCGCAGCGCAGAAGGCGGCCGCCAGGATCCGAGCTAAAGCACTCAAG GTTTGTGGTGATCAGGACGAAGAGTACAAGCGATTTGAGGAATCTCTGAGGGAGGCAATGGACTTCGAGCAGAATGGAGAGGGAGGAAAGGAGGCGAGCGGTGGAGATAACAAGGAGCTACGAATAGGAATCAAGGATTG GTGGACAAAAAGTAAGTATGCTTATCTGAACCAACCAGCCATTAAATCCATGGGGGAGAATGCAGCACTGAAGCACGCCACTTCCACCTACATTCCACAAAAGAACTGCTTTTGCTACTATTCTCCTGCTACCACACCAAGTCTTCCCCACCTCATCATTTCATGTTTTTCTAAGTGA
- the LOC120103845 gene encoding uncharacterized protein LOC120103845 isoform X1, with protein sequence MSSAKKACSPRSPPPPPPRPWATPRPRKAAAMVKSVTRDEIDMFWRRKRMEEEDHLLAAQKAAARIRAKALKDEEYKRFEESLREAMDFEQNGEGGKEASGGDNKELRIGIKDWWTKSKYAYLNQPAIKSMGENAALKHATSTYIPQKNCFCYYSPATTPSLPHLIISCFSK encoded by the exons ATGAGCTCAGCAAAGAAGGCATGTAGCCCAcggtcgccgccgccgccgccgcctcgacCATGGGCGACACCTAGGCCGAGAAAGGCAGCGGCCATGGTCAAGAGTGTGACAAGGGATGAGATTGATATGTtctggaggaggaagaggatggaAGAGGAGGATCACCTGCTCGCAGCGCAGAAGGCGGCCGCCAGGATCCGAGCTAAAGCACTCAAG GACGAAGAGTACAAGCGATTTGAGGAATCTCTGAGGGAGGCAATGGACTTCGAGCAGAATGGAGAGGGAGGAAAGGAGGCGAGCGGTGGAGATAACAAGGAGCTACGAATAGGAATCAAGGATTG GTGGACAAAAAGTAAGTATGCTTATCTGAACCAACCAGCCATTAAATCCATGGGGGAGAATGCAGCACTGAAGCACGCCACTTCCACCTACATTCCACAAAAGAACTGCTTTTGCTACTATTCTCCTGCTACCACACCAAGTCTTCCCCACCTCATCATTTCATGTTTTTCTAAGTGA
- the LOC113462518 gene encoding dnaJ homolog subfamily C member 17-like isoform X1, with translation MAGERDSGGAEEDDVDHYAVLGLPSGEEGASLTLKQIEKAYRDQSGLRHPDKRPDEPNATADFGRLRSSFELLKDEPKREFDARLRARRDLALRHSTLSAERRKLAADLDERERAAAAGGKEEVLDPAEQAKRREKKVATELKREFEQFQARMAAEKAAPTSTSASGNETEEENGGVAALDKERVLKVSWERELRDYSAVKLRELFDRFGGVEDVVMRTKG, from the exons ATGGCCGGCGAAAGAGATTCTGGAGGGGCGGAGGAGGACGACGTCGACCACTACGCCGTCCTCGGCCTCCCCTCCGGCGAGGAGGGCGCTTCCCTGACCCTTAAGCAGATCGAGAAGGCCTACCGAGACCAGTCCGGCCTCCGCCACCCGGACAAGCGCCCGGACGAGCCCAACGCCACCGCGGACTTCGGGCGCCTCAGGTCCTCCTTCGAGCTCCTCAAGGACGAGCCCAAGCGCGAGTTCGACGCTCGCCTCCGTGCCCGCCGTGACCTCGCCCTCCGCCACTCCACCCTCAGCGCCGAGCGCCGCAAGCTCGCAGCAGACCTCGACGAGAGGGAGCGCGCGGCGGCAGcaggggggaaggaggaggtccTCGACCCGGCCGAGCAGGCCAAGCGCCGGGAGAAGAAGGTCGCCACCGAGCTAAAGAGGGAATTCGAGCAGTTCCAAGCCCGGATGGCCGCTGAGAAAGCTGCTCCCACTTCCACATCC GCATCAGGGAATGAGACGGAAGAGGAGAATGGAGGGGTGGCAGCATTGGATAAGGAGAGGGTTTTGAAGGTCTCCTGGGAGCGAGAGTTGCGAGATTACAGTGCTGTCAAGCTGCGAGAGCTGTTTGATAGGTTTGGAGGGGTTGAAGATGTTGTGATGAGGACAAAAGGATAA
- the LOC113462518 gene encoding dnaJ homolog subfamily C member 17-like isoform X2, translating to MAGERDSGGAEEDDVDHYAVLGLPSGEEGASLTLKQIEKAYRDQSGLRHPDKRPDEPNATADFGRLRSSFELLKDEPKREFDARLRARRDLALRHSTLSAERRKLAADLDERERAAAAGGKEEVLDPAEQAKRREKKVATELKREFEQFQARMAAEKAAPTSTSGMRRKRRMEGWQHWIRRGF from the exons ATGGCCGGCGAAAGAGATTCTGGAGGGGCGGAGGAGGACGACGTCGACCACTACGCCGTCCTCGGCCTCCCCTCCGGCGAGGAGGGCGCTTCCCTGACCCTTAAGCAGATCGAGAAGGCCTACCGAGACCAGTCCGGCCTCCGCCACCCGGACAAGCGCCCGGACGAGCCCAACGCCACCGCGGACTTCGGGCGCCTCAGGTCCTCCTTCGAGCTCCTCAAGGACGAGCCCAAGCGCGAGTTCGACGCTCGCCTCCGTGCCCGCCGTGACCTCGCCCTCCGCCACTCCACCCTCAGCGCCGAGCGCCGCAAGCTCGCAGCAGACCTCGACGAGAGGGAGCGCGCGGCGGCAGcaggggggaaggaggaggtccTCGACCCGGCCGAGCAGGCCAAGCGCCGGGAGAAGAAGGTCGCCACCGAGCTAAAGAGGGAATTCGAGCAGTTCCAAGCCCGGATGGCCGCTGAGAAAGCTGCTCCCACTTCCACATCC GGAATGAGACGGAAGAGGAGAATGGAGGGGTGGCAGCATTGGATAAGGAGAGGGTTTTGA